The Megalobrama amblycephala isolate DHTTF-2021 linkage group LG22, ASM1881202v1, whole genome shotgun sequence sequence atacccaaaaattcttcatacagtggactaccagtaaaattgataaactAACTAGTAACTaaactaatgggaccttattgcaatgggttacactttattttaaggtgaccactgtaaaataaagtgttaccatgaacCTATATGATACATTACACATATTATACATCATTTTATGTGTTGGCTTCATCAGAAAGAGATGACCAGTAAAAGCAGCATCATTGAGCTGATGGATCTGGACAAAGGAGAGAGTTACTGTTTTAACATTCAGGCGTACCTACCCTTCCGCGCTCCGCAAGACAAACAACTCGGGGAGCTCAGCAACATCCAGTGCTCTCCAGAAGAAGAAACATCTTTCTTTAAAGGTAATGCTTtcactctttaaataacaagaCTTAAACTTGATCTGTCAGGGATTTTCAGCACAACAGTCCCAGGAAAAGCAAATATTGTGAATTTGGTCTTGATAGGAAGTGAATCATTTTCCCAAAATAgactcactcccctgatctggATTCTAGCTGTAACGCATCCATTTATGAAGTGTCGGATAGCTGATATAGTATCATATCAGAGGATAATATGGACTCTATGAATGTGTGATTCACAGCACTGACTGAGACATTTAATGCAACTCATAATTGATAAGAAATGTGTCTGTTGGGCGGATTGCGATTGTGATTGAATCATATCAGCGTCTAGGGACCAATAGAACTGCAAAATTCCTGTGGCGTCCATCAAACTCATCGCTAAATCGAGTGTTTGTGTGACCATAACGATGATgatgtaatgtttttgcagaGTACGGCATGGGTGTCATCGTTGGAGCCATTCTTACCATCATTTTTGTAATAATAGCAATCATTATTGTCATCGCGATACGCTGCAAGTGAAGAAAGCAAGCGAAAAACACAGGAAAAGAGGGATTACCATTGAACGGTTCCTGTGAAACCTCAAAATGTAGATATGTTAGACATATTTTAGCAAGACAAGACCTTTGTACTGTCAGGTGGTGGGTTCTTTAGTCGGACACTGAATTGTACTGTATAGACGTTTTTATAAGCACTACCTAATTTTATCTACTTGCTAACAAATGGAAATACTGTATGATTTAAGATAGGGTTTGTTGTGCACACTTGGGAGGATCAAACTTAACAATTAGTTCtactgaaatttcatttttgggtgaactaaccctttaaaaggttACTATTAAAAGGATATACTTAGTCCTTTTGAATCATACTACACTGGACGTATGTTTTTGATTTACtaaaggtgcggtcacactgcacttttcgttccattgacttccattcaaacgcaTGCGAATGCGTCAGACCGGAAACGCAAGCTCGTGCGAAAAATTTCGCATTTCGCTgcgttccaaagttcaagtttggtgaactctgacctgcgaattcgcatcacgtgaagacgtgcgaccagtagaagatcgattctcacggcatgacctcttggctgaattaaaagaattataTATTTGCAGTAAAGTCAAGTAggttctatatttttacatattaaatgtattactttaagttatgtgttgaattcatgtttataaaaaagacgcCGTAAACCgtgacgtcatatcacgacCGTTACAGCATCCGAAAAAATTTCGCACGTTCAAAGACTAGTGTGGTGTGACCGCGGCTTAAGGAAccagttcataagagtcattaatcagactacactggttGTGCTGCATGCTTTTGATTCACCAAACCAAATTGGCGTATGAGAGTTATTTGCTAGTGAATCAAATAACATTGGTTGCATTGTATGTACAACCTGATAGGACAACtcattaaaaagtttttaacCAAGACCTGGTAATTGGTCTTTTGCATAACATCCAATACACTGCAAACTCGCATTCACAGCTCAGATAAAATATGATTTTGCATATATAAGTAAGACTGTATTTTTGCAGTAATCAAATCACtactttttatgaaatataaatgttttattttgttcatcACAAACTAAACAtgaatttaacttaaaaaaaaaactaaattaaaataaaatatagaacAGAATTATTAGTGCAAATAGAACTTTCGCCAAAGTGACTGTTGTGTTTATTAAAAGCAGACTAGGAGAAACGTCAAAGTTAGACTTTGCGTTTAGAGACGGATGTCTGGTACACACACTTCCCGTCTGGCTGCATGTAATTTATCAACATCTCATTTGTATTGACCTCAAAGTACACAAATGCTCCTGTCGTCTTATTGACCATGTTGGAGAACAGCTGCCAAGATGACGGGAAGCTGTTCTTGTGGTCAGTGTGAATATCCTCTGCAATTCCTGTTCCGCTGACAACGTATGAACTTCCATCGTCTTCTCTGATAAACTGATgaaacagaaaacatttttacatcatATTAAGTCATATTTATAGTTCcactgcttaaagggatagttcacccaaaaatgaaaattctgtcatcatttacaaaccctcatgttgttccaaacccgtatgaatttctttgttctgcagaacacaaaaggagatattttgaagaattggGTAACCAAagagttgatggaccccactgactttcatagtgtggaaaaaaaaatacagagcaacttgagggtgagtaaatgttgacagaagtttcacttttgggtgaactatccctttaatgctgtTTGGTCACTTTAACACCCATAGAAGTCACTTTAAAACATTTGCTCAAAACAATGTTATATTAAGAAGTTGCTTGATTTTCTGTTACACAATAATGTGATGTTCAAGATACTGACCTGTAGACTGTGGTCATGACCACACAGATATAAGGAGACATTGTACTTCTTCAGGAGGGGTCTGAGTTTTGATACCAGGCACTTGGTCGGACCATGATGGCCAATGGACCAGACTGGATAATGACCGGCCACAATGACAAAATCTGACCTGAGGATAAGTAACCACAAGATGCATTTATTATAAAAGCATTTGATGAATTTCAACTTTGTTTCACTTCTGATGTGGAAAACAGATGTCAGTGTTTTACTCTCAGTGGGATATTTACTGTACTTTCCCCTGCACATGTGAGGGCATGTGCTGTTTGAGTTTAGTTTTATCTGTCTGCCAACAGTTTGTACATTAAACACAATCCTCTCAGGCGCTTAACCTTTCGTCCCTTTTTAAGATTAGTTAACAAATATTCACTCGCAAGAATTGActgattaaaaaacaacaacaacaaaaaaaaccttggcatttaaaaaaaaagaaaaaatcacccaaaaatgcaaatttataACTTAAATTGAGGTCTGTTTCTCATACAAAGTTATTGCATGGTTTCAGAAGACTTGAAGTGTAGCAGTAGAAATCAGTGTTGCCATGTCTATGGTTTTCCTGTGGAACTGGgctactttaaaggtgccctagaactttttttaaaaagatgtaatataagtctaaggtgtcccctgaatgtgtctgttaagtttcagctcaaaataccccatagattttttttaattcatttttttaactgcctattttggggcataattagaaatgagccaattcagggtgtgtggccctttaaataccgtgctccacgccccaagagctcgcgcttgccctaaacaacattaaaaaaagttcaaacagctaatataaccctcaaaatggatctttacaaagtgttcgtcatgcagcatgtctaatcgcgtaagtatagtatttatttggatgtttacatttgattctgaatgagtttgaggctatgctccgtggctaacggctaatgctacactgttggagagatttataaagaatgaagttgtgtttatgaattatacagactgcaagtgtttaaaaatgaaaatagcgacggctcttgtctccgtgaatacagtaagaaacgatggtaactttaaccacatttaacagtacattagcaaaatgctaacgaaacatttagaaagacaatttacaaatatcactaaaaatatcatgttatcatgaatcatgtcagttattattgctccatctgccatttttcgctattgtccttgcttgcttacctagtctgatgattcagctgtgcacaaatctagacgttaatactggctgcccttgtgtaatgcctcgatcatgggctggcatatgcaaatattgggggcgtacatattaatgatcctgactgttacgtaacagtctgtgttatgttgagattcgcctgttcttcggaggtcttttaaacaaatgagatttatataagaaggaggaaacaatggagtttgagactcactgtatgtcttttccatgtactgaactcttgttatttaactatgccgtggtaaattcaattttttaatctagggcacctttaacccacCTTTGCCGTGGG is a genomic window containing:
- the LOC125258277 gene encoding tissue factor-like gives rise to the protein MCWLHQKEMTSKSSIIELMDLDKGESYCFNIQAYLPFRAPQDKQLGELSNIQCSPEEETSFFKEYGMGVIVGAILTIIFVIIAIIIVIAIRCK